The sequence CATTCTATTGCTGTTTGTTTTCTTGAAGCTGAGGGTGTAAGTTCATTGCTAAACCTGCCCACAAGTAGCCTCTTTCCTGGTTTTGACAATATTGCTGCTACTATCATCCGTCATGTGCTTGAAGATCCCCAAACTCTTCAGCAAGCAATGGAATCTGAGATAAAACATAGCCTTGTGGCTGCTGCCAACAGACATTCGAATGGAAGGGTCACTCCACGcaatttccttttaaatttaaactctGTTATCTCACGGGATCCTGTGATTTTTATGCAGGCTGCACAGTCAGTCTGCCAAGTTGAGATGGTAGGTGAACGGCCTTATGTTGTGTTACTGAAGGATCGTGAGAAAGATAGAAGCAaagagaaggagaaggagaaggagaaagcactagaaaaggataaaTCACACACAGCTGATGGGAGGACTACCTTGGGCAATATGAATACACTCGCTCCTGGGAATATTCATGGAAAATTTCATGACTCAATTTCCAAGAGTGCTAAAGTACACAGAAAATCTCCTCAGAGCTTTGTAACTGTGATTGAGCTTCTTTTGGATGTAGTCTGTAGTTTCGTCCCTCCCTCGAAAGATGAAGCAGTGATAGATGTGCCGCATGATGTGCCATCATCAACTGATATGGATGTTGATGTTGCTGCAATGAAGGGGAAAGGAAAAGCCATAGCCACTGTGTCTGAAGAGAATGTAAGCAATAGCCAGGAAGCTTCTGCAATGCTTGCAAAGGTTGTATTTATCCTGAAGCTTTTAACAGAAATAGTGTTGATGTATTCTTCATCTATTCATGTGCTGCTAAGAAGAGATGCTGAAATTAGTAGCTGCAGAGGTCCTCATCAGAAAGGTTCTGCTGGTTTATGCACTGGAGGAATATTCCAACATATTCTTCACAAGTTTATTCCATATTCTcgaaatttaaaaaaggaaaggaaagtaGATGGTGACTGGAGGCATAAACTGGCAACCCGGGCAAGCCAGCTTTTGGTAGCATCTTGTGTCCGCTCAACGGAAGCAAGGAGGAGAGTGTTTACAGAGATCAGCTCCATTTTTAGCGACTTTGTTGATTCATGCAATGGTTCTTCTAGGTCACCAACCAATGATATACAGACATATGTTGATCTTCTGAATGATGTTCTTGCTGCCCGCACTCCTACTGGTTCATACATCTCATCAGAAGCTTCTGCCACTTTTATAGATGTTGGTCTGGTTAGGTCACTGACCCGAACTCTTGAAGTGTTGGATCTGGATCACTCTGACTCGCCTAAACTTGTGACTGGCCTTATTAAAGCTCTGGAATTGGTGACCAAAGAACATGTTAACACTGCAGATTCTAATTCTGGGAAGAGTGAGAATTCAGCTAAACCTCCTCAGAGTCAATCAGGGAGAGCAGAGAATGTTGCTGACATATCCCAGTCTGTAGAAATTGTGCCCCAATCCAATCATGATTCTGTATCAGCAGACCATATTGAATCATTTAATGTTGTTCAAAACTTTGGTCGGTCTGAAGCTGCTACAGATGATATGGAACACGACCAAGATCTTGATGGTGGTTTTGCCCCTGCTCCGGATGATGACTATATGCAGGAAACTCCTGAGGATATGAGGGGTCCTGAAAATGGCATGGATACTGTTGGAATCCGATTTGAAATCCAGCCTCATGGACAGGAAAATATTGATGAAGATGAGGATGAGGACATGTCTGGGGATGAGGGAGATGAAGTAGATGAGGATGAGGATGAGGATGACGATGATGAAGATGACGAAGAGCATAATGATCTGGAAGAGGATGAAGTACATCACTTGCCACATCCTGACACCGACCAAGATGATCATgatattgatgatgatgagttTGATGAGGAATTGTTGGAGgaagatgatgaagatgaGGAGGAAGATGATGATGGAGTTATTCTTCGGCTGGAGGAGGGAATCAATGGGATTAATGTTTTTGATCATATTGAGGTTTTTGGTAGAGACCATAGCTTCCCTAATGAAACTCTTCATGTGATGCCAGTTGAAGTTTTTGGTTCTAGACGTCAGGGACGAACTACATCCATTTACAGTCTTCTCGGTAGAAGTGGTGACAGTGCTGCCCCTTCACGCCATCCCCTCTTAGTTGGACCTTCATCCTCACACTCAGCTGCTTCCAGACAATTGGGTAAGTTACGATGCTGTTTGTTACTTTGTCTAGCGTTTTCTTACATTAATTCCATCTGATTGGCTTAGCAGCCTGTCtgtattttttgatttattttgaatgtggATAAGTTAAGAATTGAATGTTTACCCGATTCTCTCTCTGGCCAGATAATGCTCGTGATGTGGGCTTTTCAGATAGGAACTTGGAGAATACCTCATCTCAGTTGGATACTATTTTTCGGTCACTAAGGAATGGGCGCCATGGACATCGTTTGAACTTGTGGAGTCAGGATAATCAGCAAAGTGGTGGATCTAGTTCATCTCTACCCCAAGGCCTAGAGGAGTTGCTTGTTTCTCAGTTGAGGCGACCAGCTCCTGAGAAATCTTCTGATCAGAATACATCATCGGTGGAACCTACAAGTAATGGAGAGGCTGCCCAGTTACATGAACCGGATGCAGCACAGCCTGATGTCCCTGTTGAGAACAATGTAAATAATGGGAGCAGCAATGCACTTCCTCCCTCTTCTGTGGCAGTGGCTGGATCTGGCAATTCTGAAATGAGACCAGTGACAAGTGATTCTCACTCACAGTCTATTGAAATGCAATTTGAACAGAATGATGCCACTGTCCGTGATGTTGAAGCAGTGAGCCAAGAAAGTAGCGGAAGTGGGGCAACTTTAGGAGAAAGCCTTCGAAGCCTAGATGTTGAAATTGGAAGTGCCGATGGCCATGATGATGGTGGAGAAAGGCAAGGTTCAGCAGATAGAATGCATTTGGATCCACAGGCAACTCGGACAAGAAGAACAAATGTTTCTTTTGGGAATTCTACAGCTGTAAGCGGGAGGGATGCATCTCTTCATAGTGTTACTGAAGTTCCAGAAAATTCAAGCAGAGAAGCAGATCAAGATGGTCCAACGGTGGAGCAGGAAATTGGTGGCGAGGCTGGTTCTGGATCAATTGATCCAGCATTCCTCGACGCCCTTCCTGAGGAGTTGCGAGCTGAAGTTCTTTCTGCTCAACAAGGTCAAGTGGCACAGCCTACAAATGCTGAACAACAAAACTCAGGAGATATAGATCCAGAGTTCCTTGCAGCCCTTCCACCCGACATCCGAGCAGAAGTTTTAGCACAACAGCAAGCACAAAGGCttcatcaatctcatgaaCTGGAAGGTCAACCTGTTGAAATGGACACAGTCTCTATTATTGCAACATTTCCTTCAGATTTGCGTGAAGAGGTATAGTCCTTTTTCTACTATCGTCATATGAACTTGACATGTGCAAGTGTAACTGTAAGTGTAAGATGTGTAATTATTATCTCTGCCCTTAGGTTCTCCTAACATCATCTGATGCTATTCTTGCCAATCTCACTCCTGCTCTGGTTGCGGAGGCAAACATGTTACGTGAAAGATTTGCACACCGTTATCATAATCGTACACTCTTTGGCATGTATCCTCGAAGTCGACGGGGCGAGTCTTCACGCCGGGGTGAAGGTATTGGATACAGCTTGGAGAGAGCTGGGACTGGCTCACGCAGGTCTATCACTACTAAGCTTGTAGAAGCTGATGGAGCTCCTCTTGTTGAGACAGAATCTCTCAAAGCAATGATCCGGGTGCTCCGCATTGTTCAGGTactcatttattaaaacttctccttttcttgtgCAGTCTCCTGTTCTATATACTAATAAAAGGAAGATTTTTGCAGCCGCTATATAAAGGTCCTCTGCAGAAGCTTCTGTTGAATTTGTGTGCTCATGGTGAGACCAGAACTTCTCTGGTAAAAATCCTGATGGACATGCTGATGCTTGATACAAGAAAGCCTGCCAATTATTTAAATGCTGCTGAACCATCATATCGCCTTTATGCTTGCCAGAGCAATGTGATGTATTCTCGTCCACAAACTTTCGATGGTAAAGTTTATTTGATTTAACTGTTTGAGTGACCCTTTTTAGTTGCTAGAACAGATtcattaaaaagatatttttggATCATGATAGTCATTTTGGCACTATTCTAATCTATACTGTTCTCGAATCTTTTTGAAGTTTTATTAGTTGTGGGAAGCTCAGGTgacttttgtcttttttactTGTTTGCTAATGTTTAGATTTGAATCTTAATCCCATCAAAAGTCCATTACTCTATTTTCAGTTAGATCATTCATGCAAAGAATTATATTTGAGGAATTTCTCTGTTTTGTCCCATGATTTTATCTAATGCAGAAGTGGCTGCAATTACCTACTATTATATGTTATGCTGTTTGCTTTATAGGGGTTCCACCATTAGTATCTCGACGTATCCTTGAGACACTGACTTACTTGGCTCGAAACCATCCCTATGTGGCGAGAATTTTGCTTCAGTCTAGGCTTCCTCTCCCTGCACTACAGCAGGCAGAGAATTCTGATAAATTACGTGGTAAGGCTGTGATGGTAGTTGAAGAGTTTCAAGACAATCCCAAGCATCATGAGGAAGGATATATTTCTATTGCGTTGCTTTTGAGCCTCTTAAATCAACCTCTTTATTCAAGAAGCATAGCACATCTTGAGCAGGTGATGCTTTTAAACATTTGATGTTTGGTTTCTGCTTAAGATAGTTTCTTTTCACATCCTTATGTAGTTGAAATGGAGATTTCATTTGACACTCTCTTCTCTGTTTCTTACAGCTGCTTAACTTATTGGAGGTGATAATTGACAGTGCTGAATGCAAGCAAAGTTTATTGGATAAATCTGGGGCTGCTACTGAACGACCATCCCCTCACCAAATGTCCACATCAGATGCTAGAGTAAATACAGAAGTTGGTAGTGTTTCTGCAGGGGTTGCTATTTCTTCATCAACAGCCATTGATTCCTCCAAATCCACAACTCCTGGTGCAAATAATGAATGTGATACCCAAAGTGTACTGCTGAACCTGCCACAAGCAGAACTTCGACTTCTGTGCTCATTCCTTGCTCGGGAAGGGTATGCTGGAGATCATACTTATTGTCTATACTTTTTTGCTgctgcatttttttttttgggtgcTAATATCTATTGACCTTGTCCACTTCAGGGTtttcttactttcttttcctttttttcttttgcctaGACACTTATTTGTGTTGCAAATATTTGTCGTGGACCAAGATCAATTAAGCtgacaaatttttattttctaatttacttttttatgatTATCATTACCTATAGTCTACTAGtgttaattgttattattaaattattataatcataGATCTACATTCTCACATGCTTGGTTTGACACACTGTTTTCCCTTCTCAGCTTGTCAGATAATGCATATACTCTTGTGGCGGAGGTAATGAAGAAGTTGGTAGCAAGTGCTCCAATGCATAGTCATCTATTTGTTACTGAGCTAGCAGATGCTGTACAAAACTTGACCAAATCTGCTATGAACGAGCTACGCCTGTTTGGTGAAGAAGTAAAAGCACTTCTTAGGACAACATCTTCTGATGGAGCTGCAATTTTGAGAGTTCTACAAGCATTAAGCTCACTTGTCGCCTCACTAGTTGAGAAAGAGAAGGACCAGCAGATTCTTACAGAGAAGGAGCATAGTGCCTCTCTCTCTCAGCTGTCTGACATCAATGCAGCTCTAGAACCTTTGTGGTTGGAACTGAGCACTTGCATAAGCAAAATTGAGGGCTACTCGGAATCTGCACCTGATCTCCTAATTCCTAGAACTTCCACATCAAAACCATCTGGTGTAACACCTCCACTCCCTGCAGGATCTCAGAACATCTTACCATACATCGAGTCCTTCTTTGTAATGTGTGAAAAGTTACATCCTACACGGCCAGGTTCCGGTCATGATTATGGTGCAGTTTCTGAAGTGGAGGATCTGAGCACGCCTGCTGCCCAGCAAAAACCTTCAGGCCCTGTTTTgaaaattgatgaaaaaaatGTTGCTTTTGTGAAGTTTTCTGAGAAACACAGGAAGCTTCTTAATGCTTTCATTCGCCAAAATCCTGGGTTGCTTGAGAAGTCCTTCTCACTTATGCTGAAGGTTCCCCGCTTTGttgattttgataataaacGATCTCACTTCAGATCAAAAATAAAGCATCAGCATGATCATCATCAAAGTCCTTTGAGAATTTCCGTGAGAAGAGCATATATCCTTGAAGATTCATACAACCAACTACGCATGAGGTCAACCCAAGATTTGAAAGGGAGGTTGACTGTTCACTTTCAAGGGGAGGAAGGCATTGATGCTGGTGGACTTACAAGGGAATGGTATCAGCTCTTGTCTAGGGTTATTTTTGACAAGGGAGCATTACTTTTTACTACAGTAGGCAATGAATCGACTTTTCAGCCCAACCCCAACTCTGTGTACCAAACAGAACATTTGTCATACTTCAAATTTATTGGGAGAGTTGTGAGTATTAGTTTCTCAGATGCtgcttctttttatttttctttttttttttttttgaaattgcaCTTTATTGATTAATGCTTGTCGTCTTATGTAGGTGGGGAAAGCTCTTTTTGATGGACAGCTCTTGGATGTTCATTTCACTCGATCTTTCTACAAGCATATCTTAGGAGCTAAAGTTACATACCATGATATTGAAGCTATTGATCCTGACTACTTTAAAAACCTTAAGTGGATGCTTGAGGTTTGCTGAATCGTCCTTTTCCAGCTTTATCTCTTTTTTGTTCACTTGGTACTTCTCCAACAGTTAGCATTGCTTAAACGGTTAAATTTGTCTGGCTTTTGCAGAATGATATAAGCGACGTTCTGGACCTTACATTCAGTATTGATGCTGATGAGGAGAAGCTTATACTGTATGAAAGAACAGAAGTAATGGTTTCTCCACTCTGCTTCTATATTGTTTGTTCTTGGATGTGATTTTTAATCAATCTCGGTGAACATGATGCAGGTAACTGACCATGAACTCATTCCTGGTGGACGTAACATTAAAGTCACAGAGGAGAATAAGCACCAATATGTTGACTTAGTTGCTGAGCATCGGTTGACGACTGCTATTCGTCCTCAAATAAATGCCTTCATGGAAGGATTCAATGAACTAATTTTGAGAGATTTGATATCCATCTTTAATGACAAGGAATTAGAATTGTTAATAAGTGGGCTTCCAGATATTGATTGTGAGTTTCTTTCAgttgtcattttctcatttctttcCTATTATACATTCCACAGTAAATTATTTTGCAACATTTGAGTTGGGactcttaaatttaataattggtCCTCAATGAATGTCTCAGTGGATGACATGAGGGCAAACACTGAGTATTCCGGATATAGTGCTGCATCCCCTGTCATACAATGGTTTTGGGAGGTTGTTCAAGGGTTCAGCAAGGAGGATAAGGCTCGCCTTCTACAGTTTGTAACTGGCACCTCAAAGGTATACTACCTCTGCTGGGtttgttctttttatcttatatttatGCCTACATTGCATTTTGTCCTTGAGCAATTTTTAATGACTGATTTGAGCTCATATACCCAGATTACATCCCAGAATACAGGCTtcaatctttttaatatggttattaatGCTTTGGTCCATCTGCATGCTTAATTAGATTAGGAATGCTTTCGTGTTTGAAATTATTACTGGTGCCAATTTCTGAATTCTCGAATTGTTCAGGTGCCTTTGGAAGGCTTCAGTGCGCTTCAAGGAATCTCAGGTTCGCAAAAGTTCCAAATACACAAGGCATATGGAAGCCCTGATCACTTGCCTTCTGCTCATACTTGGTAAAACATACACTCTGATTGCTGACTTgcggcccaaattaaatatttttgtggTTAAATGATAGCATGCTAACATAATATTGATGCGAATCATCTTAATGCAGTTTCAATCAGTTGGATTTACCAGAGTATCCATCAAAACAGCACCTAGAAGAGAGATTGCTGCTTGCCATTCATGAAGCCAATGAAGGGTTTGGTTTTGGTTAAATGTGGAGTGGGGAATGAATAGCTGTGtagataaaaatatcatacGTCACAGGCTGTCGTGCTATAAGATGCTGAGTTGTTAATATAATTGTACAGTACAGTACAATATTGGATTATGGGAAATGCTTCTGGCAGTTTTTAATTTGCCAATCTGTgagttttgtttctttgcaACTTTCCCATTCTTTCTTTGGTAGCCCTTTTCGCCAACTCATTGTTGCCCATATTTATttggtatttattttatgttgaaTAGAATGTGAAGTGTTTAGCACCAAACCAGTGCGGTTTTCATGGGTCGGGTTAGAGCCAAGTCAATTCGTGTTATCGGTTTATGATCGTTTCTGTtgtcaaaaatataatcaGAGATCCAtctatcatattttaattatacacGCATCAAATTATGGATAAATTATCAGGTGAAATTGAGAAAGCGGCATAATAACAATTGATTATGCTCGACACATGggcttttttataattatttatgtcatttttatacttaattcactattttagaatattaatatctaatgACTTGATTTGAATCATGTGAAAGTCTCAAGTCATTATTTGGCTCGAATTCTATTAAACTTCAAAATCAGACAATTAAAAAGCACTTTATGTAATTAGATCTAATTCTTACCATATATATGTTACAAATTGCTCTCTCTCCTATTCACTATTGCATCTCCATATTTTAGAGAGTTGTCGTCCTAAGAACCATTCCCTATTCAGACATTTTGCTCTCCgaactatatttttttcaaagcCAAGCTGTCGGCttaataaactttttaattatcaattagccaattaattaaatctaataactcGTTTAGATATATTagttaatcaataattaataattataagagataatcaaatattcaaattgattcaattagGCTCacttactaatttatattgaCTAATTAAATTAGGCATGATTTAGATGGACCATGTCTACGATCGATCTTTTAcgattaatttcaattaacaAAGTTAGTccttgaaaatttattaatttattaaatattaaatataagaaagtcAACTGTagtcaaattaatttttattggcagttttcctttaataaattgaattgttaattttaaaaatttaaaatattaatagaattattaaaaaacagTAAGATTGGAATTAGacataagattttaaaaaatagaacaaaaattatttttgaattacaTCTATATATGATTACATTATTAACTGCTAGAATGTTTGTTTAGTTTTAGATCCAagtgaatatataaatttatagcaCTCTGATCTAATATATTGGCTCAAAGAACATCCAAAGGAGTTAGTCTCTATAAAATGTTATGCTCTAAGGAGGGGACTGaaacttaatattttactcCTATTAAATTAAGGCTTTGGTTCTACTTTACATGTGTGGATTCTACTCTACATTTGATGATATGCATTAAGCCGTTGATGTAATGTTCTTCATACAAGACCTATTAAATTGGCCTTGAAAATTTTCACTCgtatttagattaaaaaatacaacttCAACCAGTGTTTTCGGAATGATACCACTCCACACTAATGAAAAGAATaactatatatacatatgcaCGGAAAGATTACAGTGAAAATGATTTCTGCAAAATTACAGTTCCTGACCTAGATTTCAAATCAATACAATAAGGTGTAGGACAAACAAAAAGCACTTCCATACACCACCTAAACTACCTTAACCAAACcttcaatttattattgttgtccTTTACCCCCGTGACCTGGTCTCTGTTGATCCTCGTGTTGTTCCTAGAGTATGCCGTTTGACCATTAATGGTCGGTTTAGCATTTCTTGTAATTCTTGACAGTACTTTTGACGGGTCAAGATGCCTCAATTTGCTTATTTGTGGGGACGATGTCTTCTTCTCAAGTAAAGAAGTTGCTAACAAGAAATTATTCTCCGTCCCTTTGCTTGGGATGTCTCTTTTTCTCCTCACTTCACGAAGGGAATCGGGTCCCTTGAGCAATAGAGAACCCTGGTTCATTGATCGGTTGCTAGCACTCAAGCTCCTCCGATTAGAGGAATCAACATCACCTAATCTAGATGATGTGGTTTGAATTGGAGTGGCTCCTAGCTTTTCAGCAGACCATAGTTTTGATATACACTCTCCCTGTTCATGCTCTCTGAGCTTCTCTTCAAGAACTTTGATCTACCATAACCAGTCAACAAAAAGACACATTCTTACTATTTCAGCTATGCATTTGTTTTTCCAAGTTCACCTCAGTTGAAATAATACCTTTTGTTGGAGCAACCGGGGATCCGAGTAGTCTCTTTCCATTGTCAGCTTGTTTTCGAGCTCCCTAATCTGTAACAAGAGAAAATGCATCGATATCGCACTGAACATGTCCATGCCGACGTGAGTAAAAATTGCATGCAAGTAGTTTGGGAATACCTTTTGTTGGAGCATCTTTGAATGAATCTCAAACTCCTGTGCTCTTTCTTTCATTCTGTTCTCAAGCTCATTGACCTGCAGGGTATGAAAAGTTATCAATGATCTGGCCTCAACTTTGAGCACCTAAGCTCATTTTTTACACGTTTGATTCGTATATTTGTAGAGAACCAAGTAGAAATAATAGCAAATGCTGCCATTTAACAAGTTGTCAGCTTTTGACTGATTCATGCTTTCAATAGCAATTCAGCCCTTCCACCTCTGCCCAAATATAAAGCAGCAGGACAACGGCAAAACGTTATCCGAATATACAGCAGGAAATTTAGCAAGAGATGGGAAGAGGAACTTCTATCATAAGATGAGTTGAAAAAACCTTGTACTGAAGATTCACAGACTCTGCTTGTTCACGCTCTTTCAGCTTGTTCTCAAGTTCCTTTACCTTTGGACAAAACAAAACCGAAAATCATATTATAGACGTTAGGTCACAAAAGTTGAAGATGACAGCGTAAGAAATGACAAGCAACCTTTTGCTGAAAATTTGTGCAAATTTCCTCCTTCCCCTTCATTCCTTGTGAAAGTTGTAACAGCTGGTTCTCCAGCTTTCCACATAACTCTGTCTTCATTGCAAGTTGGCGCTCCAGTTCGTTAGTCTTTTCCTGCTGGTTTTTGCAAAGCTGATCCTTGCTTTTGGCCTTACCTTCAAGGTTTTGGAAGTTCTCTTCTAGCTTGTACATGACATCGTCTTTAGATCTCAATTCTTGCTTTGCTTTATCAAGCTACACAGAGTTATCGAAGTACATAATAAACAAAGAAACCAAATATTAGtcccaaaaaaataatagcactaataaatagttattatcttttagcttaccatcattttcaatttttgaagCTCAACCAGGTCAATCTGCTTCTTTGCAGGACCTAGCTCAACCCCTCGAACTCGGGTTGCAaagtttaaagaacttagagTCTCTCCCAGGTCACGTTCAGAAGGGCTGATTTGCACAAACATCATGGTTTTTGAATCACCCCCTGTGTCATGTTCATAAAACTGAGGTATAAAATTAACAGAAGCTATCCAATGCATTAAATATGAAAGTTTCTATGCATTGAGAAAAGTAAGAGCTTCGGCATCCACTATTTACTCATCTAGCTACTAACCTAATGAATCCTGAAGTAAATGTGTGAGCTTTGAGTTCCTAAAAGCAAGGAAAATTTAAGCAGTCAGAATAATACATAAGCAAGTTATGACTATAACTTACTAAGCAAGATTCAAATCAGACCTGTACGGAATATGACTGCTCTTAGTTGCCAATGCAGAAATTACATCACCAAGAGCAGAAAGTGATCTGTTAATGTTTTGAGCTTCCTTGAGTCGTTCACCTTGCACCTCAGTTTTTGCTAGCCTCTCGCTGCCTGCCAAATCCACGAGCCACAGCTTGCTTTTGGTGCACTCACCATTTATCAAAGACTTTGCTCTTACCATTGTACAAAGCATGCTGAAATTGAGGAATTATATAGTTGGTTTAACATGCATAAGTtcaaaaataagttcttaCCATCGAGCAATGCACCAACAGAAAGGGAATGAAAGTTCAGAAATAATAGACGAGCAGAATACAAACATCACAAGAGCTAAAATTGAGCAAAGAATGTAACAGCTTAATCATGATTAGTAAGTTCAAACTGGCACTTACCAGTGAGATCGGCTACTATGTTCATTGACATTGTTTGATCCTACAGCCCTTGCATTGCTTCCAGCCTGCAAAACATCCCAGACCTCCTTAATATTCTCAACTTTTGCTTCAACTAGCCCTGGGACATGATGAACTCCTTCGGAGAATTGCTTTATCTCCAACCTACCCAATATGAATCAAGCTAAATTCATCAAAAAATGACTtttttaaagacaaaattatAAGGTAATACTATTTGcaacttgagaaaaaaaaattaccaaGGTTATCAATGAGAATTGAATGGAATGTGCAGGATAATGACTTTACCTCTTAGCTGTTGGTGAGGTGGCAAGCAAGTCTCTGATTTGCTCATTATAAACTTCAAGCACACTTACAGAAATGTCATATTTGAcagtttctttcctttcaccaGCAATTCTGAACAAAGTTTGCAAAGTCTGGTAATTGACACCTCGGTTTCCCTCTGTTCCTTCCATAGTGAAGGTTTTTCCCGTTCCAGTTTGACCATAAGCAAATATGCACACATTATATCCATCTAAGACTGAAATCGCCATGGGAGAAACATCTACAAATACATCAACTGTTCCAACAGAAGAAAATTTCAAGTCAAAATTGTTACCATCTGAACCACAAAGAGATTTGGTCAAATTACTCTCTCTTAGAACTCTTTGAGGTTTTGACTAACTGTTCACCAAATGAACCACCAATAATTTAGAGAGTTCATTTAGTAAAGTTCTCATCAGCTATTCAGGACTGGACAAGAAGagttaaaattcttaatataaatacaaagtAAGCAATGAGTAATGCACTGTAAACCCAGTATCTGGACGCGACTAAATAGAGCCTGTGCATCTCTAAAAGTTACCAACCAAAAGAAATGTGCTTGACTGGTGCAGTAGTGCTTGCCTTGGTCATCCCTAGGTGTGAAAACTCTATCAAATTTGAAAGTTTTCTTTGTTGAACTACTCATTACTACCCCAAGATCCCCATGCTTTGCTGCATCAAAATCTACCACCGTTTGATACCCAGCAGATGTCTCCTCCATACTTAGCGGACGGCAACGGCAAAATACCCTGATGTTTCCTGAAATATAAAGTTAATAAGAAAACTCATGATTGAT is a genomic window of Ricinus communis isolate WT05 ecotype wild-type chromosome 2, ASM1957865v1, whole genome shotgun sequence containing:
- the LOC8280346 gene encoding kinesin-like protein KIN-14R isoform X3, which produces MENTGQDFLDSILCISGSKLIQSGLITSHITEKPLIFTNAGGGSIKLKERNFEIDIEEDKNFNGGDVLRTEESIINGGDLPIIYQSARFGSFCYQFTSLPTGDYFVDLHFAEIVNTNGPKGMRVFDVFIQEEKVISELDIYSIVGANKPLQVLNVLVSVGEDREILIRFEGILGSPIVSGICIKQAPEFPSFEEKHEHIICDNCATEIKISQSQKKVATAKCISKYEKKIEELNALCQVKADECYEAWMSLTAASQQLEKARMEVDNRFFQNMCLAIEKLEKQVQMMKIEQSQLSHEAHECATSISDLNKMIFSVQALVDQYDDLKLKFNKEQAERKKLFNQVQEAKGNIRVFCRCRPLSMEETSAGYQTVVDFDAAKHGDLGVVMSSSTKKTFKFDRVFTPRDDQVDVFVDVSPMAISVLDGYNVCIFAYGQTGTGKTFTMEGTEGNRGVNYQTLQTLFRIAGERKETVKYDISVSVLEVYNEQIRDLLATSPTAKRLEIKQFSEGVHHVPGLVEAKVENIKEVWDVLQAGSNARAVGSNNVNEHSSRSHCMLCTMVRAKSLINGECTKSKLWLVDLAGSERLAKTEVQGERLKEAQNINRSLSALGDVISALATKSSHIPYRNSKLTHLLQDSLGGDSKTMMFVQISPSERDLGETLSSLNFATRVRGVELGPAKKQIDLVELQKLKMMLDKAKQELRSKDDVMYKLEENFQNLEGKAKSKDQLCKNQQEKTNELERQLAMKTELCGKLENQLLQLSQGMKGKEEICTNFQQKVKELENKLKEREQAESVNLQYKVNELENRMKERAQEFEIHSKMLQQKVFPNYLHAIFTHVGMDMFSAISMHFLLLQIRELENKLTMERDYSDPRLLQQKIKVLEEKLREHEQGECISKLWSAEKLGATPIQTTSSRLGDVDSSNRRSLSASNRSMNQGSLLLKGPDSLREVRRKRDIPSKGTENNFLLATSLLEKKTSSPQISKLRHLDPSKVLSRITRNAKPTINGQTAYSRNNTRINRDQVTGVKDNNNKLKVWLR
- the LOC8280346 gene encoding kinesin-like protein KIN-14R isoform X4, which codes for MENTGQDFLDSILCISGSKLIQSGLITSHITEKPLIFTNAGGGSIKLKERNFEIDIEEDKNFNGGDVLRTEESIINGGDLPIIYQSARFGSFCYQFTSLPTGDYFVDLHFAEIVNTNGPKGMRVFDVFIQEEKVISELDIYSIVGANKPLQVLNVLVSVGEDREILIRFEGILGSPIVSGICIKQAPEFPSFEEKHEHIICDNCATEIKISQSQKKVATAKCISKYEKKIEELNALCQVKADECYEAWMSLTAASQQLEKARMEVDNRFFQNMCLDQALKKQSAELSDISGRYKCDKLSWFAAIEKLEKQVQMMKIEQSQLSHEAHECATSISDLNKMIFSVQALVDQYDDLKLKFNKEQAERKKLFNQVQEAKGNIRVFCRCRPLSMEETSAGYQTVVDFDAAKHGDLGVVMSSSTKKTFKFDRVFTPRDDQVDVFVDVSPMAISVLDGYNVCIFAYGQTGTGKTFTMEGTEGNRGVNYQTLQTLFRIAGERKETVKYDISVSVLEVYNEQIRDLLATSPTAKRLEIKQFSEGVHHVPGLVEAKVENIKEVWDVLQAGSNARAVGSNNVNEHSSRSHCMLCTMVRAKSLINGECTKSKLWLVDLAGSERLAKTEVQGERLKEAQNINRSLSALGDVISALATKSSHIPYRNSKLTHLLQDSLGGDSKTMMFVQISPSERDLGETLSSLNFATRVRGVELGPAKKQIDLVELQKLKMMLDKAKQELRSKDDVMYKLEENFQNLEGKAKSKDQLCKNQQEKTNELERQLAMKTELCGKLENQLLQLSQGMKGKEEICTNFQQKVKELENKLKEREQAESVNLQYKVNELENRMKERAQEFEIHSKMLQQKIRELENKLTMERDYSDPRLLQQKIKVLEEKLREHEQGECISKLWSAEKLGATPIQTTSSRLGDVDSSNRRSLSASNRSMNQGSLLLKGPDSLREVRRKRDIPSKGTENNFLLATSLLEKKTSSPQISKLRHLDPSKVLSRITRNAKPTINGQTAYSRNNTRINRDQVTGVKDNNNKLKVWLR